DNA sequence from the Lysinibacillus sp. OF-1 genome:
GAGGAACTGCGCTGCGGCCTTCATAACTTCGGACAATCCACCATTTTCCTCGAAGTGGTCCCAACTTACACGACCGCCATCACTGGTAAAAACAACATGTTCCATGAACTCGCTGTAAAGTAGTTCTGATGATGTCCCTGTTTCAGTTTTTGCACGATCACGCATTCGAAACGATTCACGTAATCCAGGATGTTGAAATACATATTTTTGTCCTTTTTGAGTAGTGAACTCCATTTGTTCGCCTTTTTTAGCCATAGCTTTTCGCTCCATTTCTTTTCGTTTTAATTGATTTGTGATATGTCCTTTTTTCATTGCAAATTAAAAGAGTGAGTTCATGGCCCACTCTCCTTTCGTTTTATTTAACTGAGTAGTCAAATACTCTGATTGTGTAAACACGGTTAGCTACAGACTTACCGTGTTCAATGTCAGGTACCTTTGTAACCATCGCCTTTGTTCCACCAACAACCTCTTTGATTTCGTTGTTACTATTCACCCAGATAGGGAACATTGTACGTTCGTTCGCAAGTTTGTTTAATGTTGTTATAGAGGGTGATGTTTGATTCAATGTGATTTCAATGGTACCCAATTGATCTCCATTAATTGATACAACTGCATCACCTTGAGCTGAGGAACTTGATTCAAAGTTGTCATTATCCTTTGAACACTTAACCATGGTTCCATCTCCGTAACCTGTGATAAACATGCCATTTACTGTTGTTGTAACCTTTCGTGCATCATAAGTGCCAATATGTCCAGTCATCTAAGAACCTCCTTATGCAGAAATTTCACCTTTGATTTTCGCTTCATGAATGGCTCCTTCTAGTTCGAAACTAAATGACAAACCATCATATTTACGAGCTGCACGATCTGACGCTGAAACTTCTGTTCTTTT
Encoded proteins:
- a CDS encoding phage structural protein, translating into MTGHIGTYDARKVTTTVNGMFITGYGDGTMVKCSKDNDNFESSSSAQGDAVVSINGDQLGTIEITLNQTSPSITTLNKLANERTMFPIWVNSNNEIKEVVGGTKAMVTKVPDIEHGKSVANRVYTIRVFDYSVK